One Ricinus communis isolate WT05 ecotype wild-type chromosome 1, ASM1957865v1, whole genome shotgun sequence DNA window includes the following coding sequences:
- the LOC8264596 gene encoding cytochrome P450 CYP749A22 — protein MIILVSSCIFVCFISFLIKFLYEIWWNPIRIQSSLRSQGIQGPSYRFYYGNSQDMVKMRMEALRSSTELSHQLLPRVQPHIYFWINLHGKNYVSWLGPRPQLVLTEPNLVKEVLSNRDETYPKPEFESYVKQLFGNGLVAITGEKWNRQRKLANHAFHGENLKGMVPAMIASVEMMLERWRQNEEKEIEVYQEFKLLTSEIISRTAFGSSYLEGQHIFDMLGKLARILNKNSYQVRIRAIEKLWKRKDDTESEKLEQGIRDSVLKMINKREEDEKTGEVDSCGSDFLGVLLKAYQETDESKKISIDDLIDECKTFYIAGHETTSSALTWCIFLLAIHTDWQEKARQEVLESFGQRIPTSDEITRLKIMNMIVNETLRLYAPITNLIREVQKGSRLGKLVAPSRIDIIVPPLALHQDPDIWGEDAHLFKPERFAEGIAKATKNNIAAFLPFGLGPRNCVGMNFAMAETKISLSMILQRYRFTLSPTYVHSPTFLIAVCPQKGLQINLQAL, from the exons atgataattttggtttcaagttgtatatttgtatGCTTCATATCGTTTCTCATCAAGTTCCTCTATGAAATATGGTGGAATCCAATTCGCATTCAGTCTTCACTCAGGTCACAGGGAATACAAGGCCCTTCTTACAGATTTTATTACGGAAACTCACAAGATATGGTCAAAATGAGAATGGAAGCCCTGCGGAGTTCCACTGAATTATCACATCAATTGCTACCTAGAGTTCAGCCTcacatttatttttggatCAATCTACATG GGAAGAACTACGTTAGTTGGCTTGGGCCTCGGCCTCAGTTGGTACTCACTGAACCTAATCTCGTTAAAGAGGTACTCAGCAATAGGGATGAAACGTACCCAAAACCAGAGTTTGAATCATATGTAAAACAGCTCTTTGGGAACGGACTTGTAGCAATTACAGGAGAAAAGTGGAACAGGCAGCGTAAACTGGCCAATCATGCATTTCATGGAGAGAACCTGAAA GGTATGGTTCCAGCGATGATTGCAAGTGTGGAGATGATGCTTGAAAGATGGAGGCAGAATGAAGAAAAGGAGATTGAGGTGTACCAGGAATTCAAGCTATTGACATCTGAAATAATTTCCAGGACAGCCTTTGGAAGCAGCTACCTGGAAGGGCAACACATTTTCGACATGCTGGGGAAGCTGGCCCGTATTCTTAACAAAAATAGTTATCAAGTCAGAATTCGTGCAATAGA AAAactttggaaaagaaaagatgacaCTGAATCAGAAAAACTTGAACAGGGCATACGAGACTCTGTCCTTAAGATGATAAATAAGAGAGAAGAGGATGAAAAGACGGGTGAAGTAGATAGCTGTGGAAGTGATTTTCTTGGAGTACTCCTTAAAGCTTACCAGGAAACTgatgaaagcaagaaaataTCCATAGATGACCTTATTGATGAATGCAAAACGTTCTATATTGCTGGACATGAGACAACCAGTAGTGCACTCACTTGGTGTATTTTTCTGCTAGCAATTCACACGGATTGGCAAGAAAAAGCAAGGCAGGAAGTCCTTGAATCATTTGGCCAACGAATTCCTACTTCAGATGAAATCACAAGATTGAAGATT aTGAATATGATTGTCAACGAAACTCTAAGGTTATATGCGCCCATTACTAATCTCATAAGGGAAGTCCAAAAGGGAAGCAGACTGGGGAAGCTAGTTGCTCCATCTAGAATAGACATAATCGTTCCACCTCTAGCACTGCACCAGGACCCTGATATTTGGGGAGAAGATGCTCATCTCTTCAAACCAGAAAGATTTGCAGAAGGTATAGCTAAAGCAACCAAGAATAACATTGCTGCATTTCTACCATTTGGTTTGGGACCAAGAAATTGCGTAGGCATGAACTTTGCCATGGCAGAAACGAAGATTTCACTCTCAATGATCCTGCAGCGTTACAGGTTTACTTTGTCACCAACTTATGTCCATTCCCCTACTTTCCTTATCGCTGTGTGCCCTCAAAAGGGCCTTCAAATCAATCTTCAGGCATTGTAA